The following coding sequences are from one Haliotis asinina isolate JCU_RB_2024 chromosome 3, JCU_Hal_asi_v2, whole genome shotgun sequence window:
- the LOC137278178 gene encoding uncharacterized protein, with product MSAVIVGSTVHLTMMPSGDDPDVDDLKDWVLHTSVGEGHKLGIIRIPSFNDGLFQFLAIFSFSLFIGLFLVQANMAWQSYQMLQRLSRNRPVPDMVYQLYFDYLEWEIDPSKVDLKVNTSIFVH from the exons ATGTCAGCTGTGATCGTGGGTTCAACAGTACACCTGACAATGATGCCCTCTGGCGATGACCCAGATGTTGACGATTTGAAAGACTGGGTACTGCACACTTCAGTTGGTGAAGGCCACAAGCTGGGAATCATCCGTATTCCATC GTTTAATGATGGACTTTTCCAATTTCTTGCCATCTTTAGCTTCAGCCTTTTCATAGGACTCTTTTTAGTACAAGCTAACATGGCATGGCAGTCCTATCAG ATGCTTCAGCGACTGTCACGGAATCGACCAGTCCCAGACATGGTGTACCAACTCTACTTTGACTATCTGGAGTGGGAGATTGACCCCAGCAAGGTGGACCTGAaagtcaacaccagcatatttGTACActaa